One genomic window of Haloferax mediterranei ATCC 33500 includes the following:
- the dapF gene encoding diaminopimelate epimerase, whose product MSVLNSVPFEKYHGTGNEFFVVDAEDPVPDRPAFARTHCDRDAGIVLTGSDRRGADGVLFLALESRYDPPRVVMTLVQPDGSVAAMCGNGARVAAAWAAERANTDEIMIDTPAGTRRATVDGNEVNVEMGIPSFDPRDVPLESDDELVEGEVEGLTVTAVNTGVPHAVAFVDDVDDVDLESVAPSIRHAPLFSEGANVTIASPDGEGGFRQRTFERGIEGETQSCGTGAVAVVAVAKRLGLVSGDDPVSVSPPGGALSVTVPDEGTALLGGPAVREGNGEADIVFRQR is encoded by the coding sequence ATGAGCGTACTCAACTCCGTTCCATTCGAAAAGTACCACGGCACCGGAAACGAATTCTTCGTCGTCGACGCCGAAGACCCGGTTCCCGACCGCCCCGCATTCGCACGAACCCACTGCGACCGAGACGCAGGTATCGTCCTGACTGGAAGCGACCGACGCGGCGCGGACGGCGTCCTCTTTCTCGCACTCGAATCGCGCTACGACCCGCCGCGGGTCGTCATGACTCTCGTCCAACCGGACGGCTCCGTGGCCGCCATGTGCGGAAACGGCGCTCGCGTGGCCGCTGCATGGGCCGCCGAGCGAGCCAACACGGACGAAATCATGATTGACACGCCCGCCGGAACCCGCCGCGCGACCGTCGACGGAAACGAAGTAAACGTCGAGATGGGTATCCCCTCGTTCGACCCGCGGGATGTCCCGCTCGAAAGCGACGACGAACTCGTCGAGGGTGAGGTCGAAGGACTAACCGTCACGGCCGTCAACACGGGCGTTCCACACGCCGTCGCGTTCGTCGACGACGTGGACGACGTGGACCTCGAATCGGTCGCGCCGTCTATTCGACACGCACCGCTGTTCTCCGAGGGAGCGAACGTCACCATCGCCTCGCCGGACGGCGAAGGCGGCTTCCGCCAGCGCACCTTCGAGCGCGGTATCGAAGGTGAGACGCAGTCTTGCGGAACCGGCGCAGTCGCCGTCGTTGCCGTCGCCAAGCGACTCGGACTCGTCTCCGGCGACGACCCGGTTTCCGTCTCACCACCGGGTGGTGCGCTCTCCGTGACCGTTCCCGACGAAGGAACGGCGCTTCTCGGCGGCCCGGCCGTCCGCGAGGGGAACGGCGAAGCCGACATCGTCTTCCGCCAACGATGA
- the lysA gene encoding diaminopimelate decarboxylase produces the protein MSEGGPAVRRLADWDREHLRSLADEFGSPLYVTDLQRVRENCHRLREAFPDAHISYAVKAHAGRAVLETVRDAGIDAECASAGEVERALEAGFPGDRVRYTAVNPPAADLDHVVSRWEENPEMTITVGAADTIDRLRERGFDGRLCLRANPGIGAGHHEKVRTGAHAKFGIPIDRVPDLAEDVRDDVALVGVHAHAGSGISGDDLSAHRELVRRMGDLARSIDGLEFVDVGGGFGVPYREDEPPLSLDAVADATREALGDTDARLAIEPGRYVVADAGVLLSRVNTVKDVPETTVVGIDAGMTTLLRPAMYDAYHAISNLSRPDAEAVSTIIAGPVCETSDVFADGRLLARPERGDLLALGNAGAYGYEMASTYNSRPRPAEVVLDGDESRLARRRETLDDITTLERTASEHIPN, from the coding sequence ATGAGCGAGGGAGGTCCGGCCGTCCGGCGACTGGCCGACTGGGACCGCGAGCACCTCCGCTCGCTCGCCGACGAGTTCGGCTCGCCGCTGTACGTGACCGACCTCCAGCGCGTCCGCGAGAACTGTCACCGCCTCCGCGAAGCATTCCCCGACGCACACATCAGCTACGCTGTCAAGGCGCACGCCGGACGTGCGGTTCTCGAAACCGTCCGCGACGCCGGAATCGACGCCGAGTGCGCCTCCGCGGGCGAAGTCGAGCGCGCCCTCGAAGCTGGCTTCCCCGGCGACCGCGTCCGCTACACCGCCGTCAACCCGCCGGCCGCGGACCTCGACCACGTGGTCTCACGGTGGGAGGAGAATCCAGAGATGACCATCACCGTCGGTGCGGCGGACACTATCGACCGCCTGCGCGAACGCGGCTTCGACGGACGACTCTGTCTCCGGGCGAACCCCGGCATCGGCGCGGGCCACCACGAGAAGGTCCGAACCGGCGCGCACGCGAAGTTCGGTATTCCAATCGACCGCGTTCCCGACCTCGCCGAGGACGTGCGCGACGACGTTGCCCTCGTCGGCGTCCACGCCCACGCGGGAAGCGGTATCTCCGGCGACGACCTCTCGGCGCACCGCGAACTGGTCCGCCGAATGGGCGACCTCGCCCGCTCCATCGACGGCCTCGAATTCGTCGACGTGGGCGGCGGCTTCGGCGTCCCGTACCGCGAGGACGAACCGCCGCTTTCCCTCGACGCCGTGGCCGACGCGACCCGCGAGGCACTCGGCGACACCGACGCCCGACTCGCAATCGAACCCGGGCGCTACGTCGTCGCCGACGCGGGCGTCCTCCTCTCGCGAGTCAACACCGTGAAGGACGTGCCCGAAACGACCGTTGTCGGCATCGACGCTGGTATGACGACGTTGCTCCGACCGGCGATGTACGACGCGTACCACGCGATTTCGAACCTCTCTCGGCCCGATGCCGAGGCGGTTTCGACTATCATCGCAGGACCCGTCTGCGAGACGAGCGACGTGTTCGCCGACGGCCGATTACTCGCCCGTCCCGAACGCGGCGACCTCCTTGCACTCGGTAACGCGGGCGCATACGGATACGAGATGGCGAGCACCTACAACTCCCGTCCGCGCCCTGCCGAAGTCGTCCTCGACGGCGACGAGTCCCGACTGGCCCGCCGCCGAGAAACCCTCGACGACATCACCACTCTCGAACGCACCGCATCCGAACACATCCCCAACTGA
- a CDS encoding 2,3,4,5-tetrahydropyridine-2,6-dicarboxylate N-succinyltransferase yields the protein MSLESDVRTLWQRYDDGDVDAASATVDELDTLDAFLDALEAGEVRAAEKTGTDVTSWEANEWVKRGILLNFGLRETLTREYGDVRYHDVLPLRDTDDLGDRGTRNTPDGTVIRRGAHLGSDCIMMSPSFVNIGASVGDGTLVDSCDTVGSCAQIGADVKLGANTLIGGVLEPVEDAPVVVEDGAALGAGCRVTSGFVVGENSIVGENTLLTPRIPVYDLVDEEIYYGHLPANRRAFTRFVESSLGDHDLFAGGAYKPAVVALDIEDDTLDATRREEALRE from the coding sequence ATGAGTCTGGAATCTGACGTACGAACCCTGTGGCAGCGATACGACGACGGCGACGTAGACGCCGCGTCTGCAACCGTCGACGAACTCGACACGCTCGACGCGTTCCTCGACGCCCTCGAAGCGGGCGAGGTTCGCGCCGCCGAGAAGACGGGGACCGACGTGACCTCGTGGGAGGCCAACGAGTGGGTCAAGCGGGGCATCCTCCTCAATTTCGGCCTGCGCGAGACGCTCACCCGCGAGTACGGCGACGTTCGCTACCACGACGTGCTTCCCCTTCGCGACACCGACGACCTTGGCGACCGCGGCACCCGCAACACGCCCGATGGGACCGTTATCCGCCGTGGTGCACACCTCGGCTCCGACTGTATCATGATGAGTCCCTCGTTCGTCAACATCGGCGCGTCCGTCGGTGACGGTACGCTCGTGGACTCCTGTGACACCGTCGGCTCGTGCGCCCAAATCGGCGCGGACGTAAAGCTCGGGGCAAACACCCTCATCGGGGGCGTTCTCGAACCCGTCGAAGACGCGCCGGTCGTCGTCGAAGACGGTGCAGCCCTCGGCGCTGGCTGTCGCGTCACTTCCGGCTTCGTCGTCGGTGAGAACTCCATCGTCGGCGAGAACACGCTTCTCACGCCTCGTATCCCCGTCTACGACCTTGTCGACGAGGAAATCTACTACGGGCACCTACCGGCGAACCGTCGGGCATTCACCCGCTTCGTCGAATCATCGCTCGGCGACCACGACCTGTTCGCCGGCGGCGCGTACAAGCCCGCTGTCGTCGCCCTCGACATCGAAGACGACACCCTCGATGCGACCCGTCGGGAGGAGGCACTCCGCGAATGA
- the dapB gene encoding 4-hydroxy-tetrahydrodipicolinate reductase, translated as MTVTVGVTGATGRMGEEVLAAAADRDDLDVAFAVSRSPGAEVEGVTVEDAADLPDLLAENRPDVLVDFTGPSACIEVATACAEAGVAFVSGTTGLSEGGFDALREAAEEVPVLYASNFSRGIAALRRAVREAVPALDGYDIELTETHHNAKRDAPSGTALTLLEDIDEARGDSPRVHGREGEAPRSEEEIGVHARRAGDIAGEHEVLLAGNHESLLLTHRAGSRGVFAAGALDAAAWVSDRDAGWYDFTEVLE; from the coding sequence GTGACGGTCACCGTCGGCGTCACGGGCGCAACCGGACGAATGGGTGAGGAAGTCCTCGCCGCGGCCGCCGACCGTGACGACCTCGATGTCGCGTTTGCGGTCAGTCGCTCGCCGGGTGCGGAAGTCGAGGGCGTCACCGTCGAAGACGCCGCCGACCTCCCCGACCTGCTCGCGGAGAACCGTCCTGATGTGCTCGTGGACTTCACCGGCCCGTCGGCCTGCATCGAAGTCGCGACCGCCTGCGCCGAAGCGGGCGTCGCCTTCGTCTCGGGGACGACCGGACTGAGTGAGGGTGGCTTCGATGCACTCCGCGAGGCAGCCGAAGAGGTTCCGGTGCTCTACGCCTCGAACTTCTCGCGCGGTATCGCGGCGCTCCGCCGGGCGGTCCGCGAGGCGGTTCCCGCGCTCGACGGCTACGATATCGAACTCACCGAAACGCACCACAACGCCAAGCGAGACGCGCCGAGCGGGACGGCACTGACACTTCTGGAAGATATAGACGAAGCCCGCGGCGACTCCCCACGTGTCCACGGCCGTGAGGGCGAAGCCCCGCGAAGCGAAGAAGAAATCGGCGTCCACGCTCGAAGAGCGGGGGATATTGCCGGTGAGCACGAGGTATTACTGGCTGGCAATCACGAGTCACTATTACTAACGCACCGCGCGGGGTCGCGGGGTGTCTTCGCCGCCGGCGCGCTCGACGCCGCGGCGTGGGTATCAGACCGCGACGCCGGGTGGTACGATTTCACCGAGGTGCTGGAATGA
- the dapA gene encoding 4-hydroxy-tetrahydrodipicolinate synthase: MTTFDLRGVYPAMTTPFDEDGSIDFQQLQSDVRRLEAAGVDGLVPVGSTGESATLTHDEHVEVVEAVVEAVEDIPVIAGSGSNSTREALELSRRSADAGADALLLISPYYNKPEQAGLIEHYRTIADEVDLPQIVYNVPGRTGSNILPETVATLAEHPNIVGYKAASGDLGQISQVVEYTREEDFAVLSGDDGLTLQTLAVGGVGTISVVGNIEPARTGAMVHSALQGDYERARDIHHELGPLCRYLFVETNPIPVKEAMEIRGYGPARLRPPLTRLTDEHTEELRRILDELTAESAVPDGGNDA; the protein is encoded by the coding sequence ATGACAACATTTGACCTTCGCGGCGTCTATCCCGCGATGACCACCCCGTTCGACGAGGACGGGAGTATCGACTTCCAACAACTACAATCCGACGTTCGGCGACTGGAAGCCGCCGGCGTCGACGGGCTTGTCCCGGTCGGTTCGACCGGCGAATCGGCGACCTTGACCCACGACGAACACGTCGAAGTGGTCGAGGCAGTCGTCGAGGCGGTCGAAGACATCCCCGTCATCGCCGGGTCCGGTTCGAACTCGACCCGCGAGGCGCTCGAACTCTCGCGGCGCTCTGCCGACGCCGGTGCCGACGCGCTCCTTCTCATCTCGCCGTATTACAACAAGCCCGAACAGGCGGGACTCATCGAACACTACCGGACCATCGCCGACGAGGTCGACCTGCCACAAATCGTCTACAACGTCCCCGGCCGCACCGGAAGCAACATCCTCCCCGAGACGGTTGCGACGCTCGCCGAGCACCCGAATATCGTCGGCTACAAGGCCGCAAGCGGCGACCTCGGACAGATTTCACAGGTCGTCGAGTACACCCGCGAAGAAGACTTCGCGGTCCTCTCAGGTGACGATGGACTCACGCTCCAGACGCTCGCCGTCGGTGGCGTCGGGACGATTTCGGTCGTTGGGAACATCGAACCCGCACGCACGGGCGCGATGGTTCACTCGGCGCTGCAAGGTGATTACGAACGCGCCCGCGACATCCACCACGAACTCGGGCCGCTCTGTCGATACCTGTTCGTGGAAACGAATCCGATTCCGGTCAAGGAAGCCATGGAAATCCGCGGCTACGGCCCGGCGCGCCTGCGCCCGCCGCTGACGCGACTCACCGACGAACACACAGAAGAACTCCGCCGCATCCTCGACGAACTCACCGCAGAGTCGGCGGTCCCCGACGGAGGGAACGACGCGTGA